CTGCAAGCAGCATAATtgttataaatatatacaatGTTTGTATTTGTACAATAATTTTACTACCTGTATGATCAATAGTGCCAAAAAACCTTATGATGTACAATAGTTTGACCTTTCAATTACATATAGTTTTAATTGAAGTTGCCAACATCAGACCCCATGTCTGCACAGTATAAACTGATCACGAGGTCTTCTCATGTGTCTTCTTTCCAGCCAGTCTGCCTCCGGTGACGTTGTGAGCTGATCACAGAGTATATTTTACTTCAAAATGCTTTCAACGCTGTGGGGGAGCTCATCCTGCACCCCACACAGGGTGACGTGTTCTTCCTTCCAACCAAATGTGAAAGTTAAACTGTGATAATTACTGAAGGAGATTGGCTGCAGCAGGAATCAGGATGACAATTCGTCCCaaaatatgattattttaaGCTTCTGGTATGATAATCCATATTTTCCCATCTGGAAACACAGCCTAAGTATGAGTTGCAGTTTAAATACAGTAGCTGAACACACTCAGTGCATTAGTCTAAACATGAACCTGTCACATGATTTGTCTTGTGGCTTGACTACTCACCAGCGATCTCAAAGAGATTAGAGAACAGGATGATGGACTTTGTAGTTTTGCTCCGATCAGACCAGAATCCAAACAGTGGACCTGTGAGCAGCCCACTGAGGCTGAAGGCAGACAGACCCAGACCCAGGAAGTAAGGTGGGGCCTCCAAAATCTGCAGATACCTCCATATTGTAGGCAAAATGACGGCTGAGACCAGTAAGGAAGGATGAGTGAAGTTaaatcagctgtgatgtgttctCACCAAATGCTGCCATAATGAACTTACCATACTCTATACCACTCAGCATGAATATCAGTCCAATGGTGAGAAACGTTAGATTCCTCTTTTTGTGATTATCCATTGTGCTCTGTAAGTCGCTGCCTTTTATGCACTGACTTCTGTCTGCACATGTTGTTCTGAAATGCTCTTCAGAGACGTAATCAGATAACAGGAGACGCCGTGTGTCCACTTAAAACTGCAGGCCAAGACATTCAGAGGAATTTGTCGCTCTATTGTGCAGGGTCATGATGATGAAAAACCTCTGCAGCAGAAGTGAGGCCTGAAAAACAAGACATAATAAATCAGCTCTGTAAATGGCGCGGCCCAATCTAAACCAATTAGACAATCTTTTAAGCATTTATGTTAAAGATGGAGTCCACGTCCGCAGTGAAGCTCCATGCTGCCGGCCTCACGGTCAAGGCAATGTCTCAGGTTACCAGGTGAGGTAAAATATCTCGAGCTTTATGCATTTTTAATCTTCTTTCCTTCAGTTTCATCAAAAGCACTGCTCCCACCGACCCTGTGTAAAAGTGTGCCTGGCCTATCTGCCCACATAAGTTACAGATGAAAGTTGCTTATTTTTAAATGCTCCATTTTCCAGTTCACAAATATAATACATCACAGAGTCACAAAATTAAAAGGGAATAAAATATAACAGATAAACAATGATTGCACTTCCCCAGAATATGGAGCTTTAACAGAGGAGCATGTGATAAAGGTAAATATGGTATTAACACTGTGCTGTATTCAATACTGAATATATTAGGTATgacactgctgtctgttttgTTGAGTGGTTGCTCTGTTTTCAGGCTGCTGTGCTGTTCCTAGCCTTGGGCTTGTTATATTAAACAGAACTGTCACCAAGTTAATACCTCCATATGTTTTTCAGCAACCCATGAATAATACAAGGCATTTGAATTGTTTGAATAACACATATAAACTTGCTCAGCACCTTGCACACACAGTGTCCAGGTAATCCGAGAAGAGCTCGACGGGCCATGAAAAGACGGAGGACTCATTTGTTTGGGTCAGTATCTCttctatatgtatgtgtgtgtgtgtgtgtgatggatggtTTGGTTTCCAATAGTGACTTTATTCTCTGAATGATTTCCTATAGTTTGTACTCACCAGTGCAGTGTCAGCCTGTTGTTTCATTCTGTGTTTAAAATTAATCAAGAAGACACTCATCTGGCTCAGCTTTTCCATgacaagctgctgcagctgagcgtCACAGGCCCTCTGAGAGGCCATTAGCATCCTACCTGCCTTACCTGAGGTGGTTTCTATAGAAACTCACAGGAGTATGGAAGGTGTTGTTGAACTCACCTTTGAGCCTGGGTAAACAACAGGAAGTTCCCTGGTGAATAAACTGCAATCTAGTCCACTCAGCCAGTCGCCACGCTTCACACAGGCGCCCTGTTGGAGGTATGAGATGATCGTCTGTTTGCAGAAGGACATTTGACTTTCAGATAGCGAGGAGCTTGTTAGGTTGATACATACTTTTTGAGGTTGGGAGGGGGCCAGGATAGAAGTGGGCATGTTCTTGAATGCAGCTTCTTCCCGGAGGTCGTTCAGCATCCCCATTAACATCAACCTGCATGGTGCTCGCAGGCGGCAGACACGGTAAGAGTGGGCCGGGCCTGGCAGCAGGACTTCTGAAAACACTGCTGGGAGTTCATTAGGAAGAAAAACACTGCTGAATTTAAATAGGGCTTATCCACACTATATAGGGGCCCACtgggtttgtaaaaaaaaacacatgcatagATCTGAGATTTGCATTGACTAAATTCACTTAGCTGATCCTACATTGGAGAATATTAGTCTAAGAAAActgctgtgtgtggctctgtggaAGCAAAACAACCCTGATGATGTCTTTAGGGTTATGACTTCCAAAGATCAATAGAAATGTATTTCATAATGaatcatgggaaatgtaggatccATGTTTATAAGACTTGACTCATGAATAAGGGTTTTCTAATGACCTGAGTCtcttcagatttttattttattttttgtatttctaaATAATTATGGGGCAGAATGTATGCAGGATGTTGAGTAAAGTCTGGTTACATCCATGCATGCAttggtgtgtctttgttttgagACACAGGGAGCTCCTCAACACAACGGTAGTACAGGAGCATGAGTGCTGTCGAGGAGCAGATAGCCGCGAAGGGCAGGGAGCTTGGACCCAGATGCCGGTGTCAAGTGTCGGGGAGGACAGAGCCATCCTGCTGGGCTTCACTATGATGGCCTTCTCAGTGCTCATGTTCTTTGTGGTTGGCATCACTGTGGTCAAACCCTACATAAACAGGTACGCTGCAGCCAGTCTGATCATGCTGGAGAGGATGATGTGAAAGCACTAAATCATATGATACATTTGTTTATGTcattaaaaatgtcaacagctaaaagacaaaatgttttcaaaaatgttgGACATTTGACCTCACAGACCCTCAATATTGTTTCACATAAAACTTTGTTAGGATGAATCAAACCCAGTTTATATCTGAAGCTTTTAGGAATCCTTCCTTCTCTGGGCATGATTACAGTTTGTACAAAATTACATGACACTCCATCCTGTATTTGAAATTTTTCAATTAGAGCCTCTCTGACAGCATAGGCCAGGCCTCTCTGAACCTCCACCCACTGGTTGTCTTGCAGTAACTGGGAGGGCCAGGTGGACTGTGTGCTGAGGCAGACTGACATCCCAGAGGAGTGGGTGGACTGCAGAGGTGTGAGCACAGTGCCCTGCCTGAGGGTGATGGTTAACCTCACTGCCTCCAATCAGGAGGCTTTTCTCCACTTTGATGAGGAGACAGTCCTCCTCGGGACTGAGGTAGGGATTTATGTCAGTAAATTCCAGGTTTCAGGAATTCACCTTATAGCAGGTTTGGATCTGCTTCAGACAGGGTATAGCTCGTCgactgcagaggaggagcagactgAATCTGGAGCACTCTGACATGTAGGACTGGTTGTAGTAGTTTTGGTGGGTCTTAATTTTACTTGTCAAGACACAGAATAATCTTTAATAACCATTATGGCTGTAACACCACAGACAAGGGACCTGAGAAACTGAATCACCTCTTTATTGCTCCCCAAGGGGAAATCCACTTAACAGTTCATAAGACTGTGTAAGGAAATGTTAATTCTATTTCAAATTTAAACTAAAGTAGAAAAAGAAACTACAGCTACAGGAAGAAATGACCTCCTGAGGAGTTCAGAGAGACTGTTAAATGTATGTAACTATGCAGGACTGACTGACAGGATGGAAAAGCAGCCTCATAAGTCAGCAGGTATCATCGGGAGATGCTCCCTTTACTGCaattctctttcattcagaatCACTGAATAAAATTTTGTGCAACAAATGTTCAAAAAATGCCCTCGCAGCTTGTCTCACTGATTGCAATCAGTGCTGCCAACTGTAACAAGCAGGTCACTTGATAAAAATGACACTCAAATCTCATTCTCTTTCTTTGCTCAGTGTTTCTACATACCAAAATGTCAAATGGACAGAAAAGCACTTCAAGATGAGGTCAAAAAGTTGAAAAGCAGCCTGGACAGTCATCTGGGCAGCACCTCATGCTGCCTCAGTGACACCAACAGACACCCAAGCCATGTCATCTTGAACAAGAAGTACACTTTGAGGAAGATTCTGCTGGCGCTGCTGTGGCCCTGTTTGATGCTGGGTGGGGGAGCTCTGCTGGTGGGCCTTGTGAAGCTGACACAGTGCCTGGCCAATCTGTCCTCTGAGGTGTGCAATGAGACCACAAAGGGCAGGCTGCCTTCAAGATACACTCAGTACAAGTTGTACAGACTCCTGCGGAGGTCCAGCATGCAATTTCCTTCATGACATATCCAGCAAGTACCCTGCAACATACCACATATTACATTTGTAATCATGTGACTGGTGTGTAACATAAACCAGGGCTGATATGTAAAATCAATTTTGGACAAAATGGACATAATTCTAATCTCACAGGAACCTGAAACTTTTTAAAGAGACAATCCTGAAGGTTTGGATTATCCACCatggacagcagcaggtctctgGTTTCTAACAGTGGAGTACTGTGGATCCCTTACTGTTCAGGCCCATACTTTCAATGTTTCCTCATCATCACTTTCTGAAGGTTTCCACGTGCCATAATGACAAACTCagtataaaaatgtaataataacgTTGCCTAATAAACTTGTGTAGATAGgggaaatgttttattcaacagCACAATAAATGAATGCATACAGTCTCTTATCAGACATGGTCATATGAGGTTAAAACAAGTAATTGAAGAGCTTTTTTAATGATATATACAGATGGATAGATAACATGAGTCTGGTTCCTTGTAAAACATGCAGGGtaggtttttttcttccttacTGTGCTTACACACGTTTTCATTCAGGGCAGGAGGTCTCCACTTCATGTGAAGATATTTTACAGCATCAAGTCCTTGTCCTTCATTTACCTCTGCTTTGTCATTCCATCCTTTTTAAACGCTGCTGGACTTTAAATGAGGATGgtgcatgttgtgtgtgattcctttgtatgtttttctgggttttttttttggttagcAGTTACATATGTGAGTTggtatacatttaaaaatacaaaaatatattacCTCTGTAGTTACTCAAGGAAAGCATTTTGCACATGTAGTAGCAGTATCTGTTGCCTTCATTGTGACTTTGTTGTACCTAAAACAAGTAACAAGGTCATTTCTATACATGAAATTCAAGTAAACAACATCAggtcaaacaacaaaaaaagtagaTATTTGAGGACCTCATGCATAATGCAGTGtgagaaacaaaacaaccatAGCAAGTACAAAGGGAAATAGAATCATTTAGATGATTCTTCTATAAGGTACATGGGGATTAGTCGTCTTATTTGGGGTCCAGCCCACTGCTCTGTATCCCGTACAGAAGCACATGCATCTCAGTAGGATCGGTTTCTACGTCCTGACTCATGTACAGAAAACATGAACCATGACTGTACAGGCAGACTCTGGGAAAAACCGTCCTGTTTATGTATCATGTAGTAAAGCTACAACACTTACGGACTTTTTATGCATGTGCAGTGATCAGACCTGCAGCAACTCTCACTCCTCTGCACACAAGTGCAACAATCACAGGACAGAGTGGAGGGGGAAGAAAGACACTTGGAAGGTTTGAAAAATATCACTTCAGTTAACTTTTGATTACCTGGATGTCACAATGTAGTAAATCTGAGGACAGAGTCTGTCACTGAGGAGAAACGCAAGACATTTTACAGATGGCTTAGATTAAAGCTCCAAAGTTAAGTTAGAAGCCTGGTTAGGGGAAGTAAAAGGCAGGGACccatagtgtttttttttttaacagttctTTTTGCTGGGAAGAAGTAGACGATACTGTTACACGGCAgcattgtgctttttttctttcttccatgTACTGTTTGTAAGTCTTTGTTGGAGGGGAGATGTGGttctctctgccttttttgCATTATACAGCACAGGTTGGGATCACATCTTGCATAGTGTAACAGTACAgcacacaaaatgaacacacatCTTTTTCACCTTCCTGTGTAAGctgaatgaagaaaaaaaaacatatcataCATTAACACAGGTGGCCATCAGAAAGGTTTTCTGCTGTCCATCTGTGTTGGGTGGACGATGAAGGTTTGTGCCTCATCATATGACAGTGACACACAATAATACTgataagacaaaacaaaaacaaatactgcAGAGATCAGTGCTATGAGTACACACGCAACTTGGAATAGTAGTgactatttcttttttttaacaataagaCTGCTGAGTAGTGGGGTTATACATCTATTACTTTGGCTCAGTAGAAAATAGATTCAAAGGAATATGTGCACTGAATGCATACAAGTATAAGGATATACTGCTGTACAAAAAGTCAGTTATCTGGCATGATTTCTAAACAGATGATG
This sequence is a window from Parambassis ranga chromosome 17, fParRan2.1, whole genome shotgun sequence. Protein-coding genes within it:
- the kcnmb3 gene encoding calcium-activated potassium channel subunit beta-3 gives rise to the protein MFLNAASSRRSFSIPININLHGARRRQTRELLNTTVVQEHECCRGADSREGQGAWTQMPVSSVGEDRAILLGFTMMAFSVLMFFVVGITVVKPYINSNWEGQVDCVLRQTDIPEEWVDCRGVSTVPCLRVMVNLTASNQEAFLHFDEETVLLGTECFYIPKCQMDRKALQDEVKKLKSSLDSHLGSTSCCLSDTNRHPSHVILNKKYTLRKILLALLWPCLMLGGGALLVGLVKLTQCLANLSSEVCNETTKGRLPSRYTQYKLYRLLRRSSMQFPS